A single Clavibacter nebraskensis NCPPB 2581 DNA region contains:
- the dnaG gene encoding DNA primase — translation MALIRKSDIDEVRSRVNLGDVVGEYVTLKSAGVGSLKGLCPFHDERTPSFHVRPQVGFYHCFGCGEGGDVYTFLQRMDHVTFAEAVERMAQRIGYQLHYEDGQAATDQGNRSRLLGANEAAAEFFVEQLGSEEAEIGRTFLGERGFDQGAAQRFGVGFAPQSWDALSSHLNAKGYTEAELVTAGLLSQGDRGAYDRFRGRLVWPIRDLTGSTVGFGARRLREDDKGPKYLNTPETPVYHKSSVLYGLDLAKRDVSRGRQVVVVEGYTDVMACHLAGVTTAVATCGTSFGVDHIKVLRRVLGDDSGLGEVVFTFDPDAAGQKAAMRAFSEERRFAAQTYVAVGPEGLDPCDLRLTRGDDAVRRMIQGKKPMFEFAIKQILADHDLDTVEGRVAALRAAAPVVADIRDPSLRPGYARELAGWLGMDLTEVGRAVQTAGRSMPADGADRSGGSPQGRHAQGGHGPDDDGAGDASRSMSLMDLPTDLATRLERDALMAMLQHPELVGNDLVMRAAQVTFVNESLAVVRDGVIGSMDALGGADWLSRVALEVPESFATLVKQLGVAPLPNRGDADKLAVYVKGVTAELVGRDLLRRKADLIGRLQRTDATHDRERYQEIQRELMQVEAERRALRE, via the coding sequence ATGGCCCTGATCCGCAAGAGCGACATCGACGAGGTCCGCTCCCGGGTCAACCTGGGCGACGTGGTGGGGGAGTACGTGACCCTCAAGTCCGCCGGCGTCGGGTCGCTCAAGGGCCTCTGCCCCTTCCACGACGAGCGCACCCCGAGCTTCCACGTGCGGCCGCAGGTCGGCTTCTACCACTGCTTCGGCTGCGGCGAGGGCGGTGACGTCTACACGTTCCTCCAGCGCATGGACCACGTGACCTTCGCCGAGGCCGTGGAGCGCATGGCGCAGCGCATCGGCTACCAGCTGCACTACGAGGACGGCCAGGCCGCCACCGACCAGGGCAACCGCTCGCGCCTGCTCGGCGCCAACGAGGCGGCCGCGGAGTTCTTCGTCGAGCAGCTCGGATCCGAGGAGGCGGAGATCGGCCGTACCTTCCTCGGGGAGCGCGGATTCGACCAGGGCGCGGCGCAGCGCTTCGGCGTCGGCTTCGCGCCGCAGAGCTGGGACGCGCTGTCCTCGCACCTGAACGCCAAGGGCTACACCGAGGCCGAGCTCGTGACCGCCGGCCTCCTCAGCCAGGGCGACCGCGGCGCGTACGACCGGTTCCGCGGCCGGCTGGTGTGGCCCATCCGCGACCTCACGGGATCCACCGTCGGCTTCGGCGCGCGCCGCCTGCGCGAGGACGACAAGGGCCCCAAGTACCTCAACACCCCCGAGACGCCCGTCTACCACAAGAGCTCCGTGCTCTACGGGCTCGACCTCGCCAAGCGCGACGTGAGCCGCGGCCGCCAGGTCGTGGTGGTCGAGGGGTACACCGACGTCATGGCGTGCCACCTCGCGGGCGTCACGACGGCCGTCGCCACGTGCGGCACCTCGTTCGGCGTCGACCACATCAAGGTGCTCCGCCGCGTGCTCGGCGACGACAGCGGCCTCGGCGAGGTCGTCTTCACGTTCGACCCCGACGCCGCCGGCCAGAAGGCCGCCATGCGCGCGTTCTCCGAGGAGCGGCGCTTCGCCGCCCAGACCTACGTCGCGGTCGGGCCCGAGGGGCTGGATCCCTGCGACCTCCGCCTCACGCGCGGCGACGACGCCGTGCGCCGCATGATCCAGGGCAAGAAGCCCATGTTCGAGTTCGCGATCAAGCAGATCCTCGCCGACCACGACCTCGACACCGTCGAGGGCCGCGTCGCCGCGCTCCGGGCGGCAGCCCCCGTCGTCGCCGACATCCGCGACCCGTCGCTGCGCCCCGGCTACGCGCGCGAGCTCGCCGGCTGGCTGGGCATGGACCTCACCGAGGTCGGCCGCGCCGTCCAGACCGCCGGCCGCAGCATGCCCGCCGACGGCGCCGACCGCTCGGGCGGGTCGCCGCAGGGCCGTCACGCGCAGGGCGGGCACGGCCCGGACGACGACGGCGCGGGCGACGCGTCCCGCTCCATGTCGCTCATGGACCTGCCCACCGACCTCGCCACCCGCCTCGAGCGCGACGCCCTGATGGCGATGCTGCAGCACCCCGAGCTCGTGGGGAACGACCTCGTGATGCGCGCGGCGCAGGTCACCTTCGTCAACGAGAGCCTCGCGGTCGTCCGCGACGGCGTCATCGGGAGCATGGACGCCCTCGGCGGCGCCGACTGGCTGTCGCGCGTGGCCCTCGAGGTGCCCGAGTCGTTCGCGACGCTCGTGAAGCAGCTCGGGGTCGCGCCGCTGCCGAACCGGGGCGACGCCGACAAGCTCGCCGTCTACGTCAAGGGCGTCACGGCGGAGCTCGTCGGGCGCGACCTGCTGCGCCGCAAGGCCGACCTCATCGGGCGGCTGCAGCGCACCGACGCGACCCATGACCGCGAGCGGTACCAGGAGATCCAGCGCGAGCTCATGCAGGTCGAGGCCGAGCGGCGCGCGCTGCGCGAATAG
- a CDS encoding ABC transporter permease, whose protein sequence is MPDAVPASAPPGAQPKARKQGIGLGQYILIRAVLIIPTVLILVTLVFFLMRIVGDPISAAVGDRLTPEQLQERLATAGFDRPIIVQYLEYLGQIATGDFGRSLTDNRLISEVLLQYGSATLELVVYSLIVAFLIGIPLGLVAAYFKDRTPDAVLRILAILAYATPIFFAGLLLKLVFSVWLGILPLSGRADTRVEVALGRLDDPTGIYLIDALRLGSPTAVSDVLEHAVLPALALGLLTAGIFLRLVRTNVISTLGTEYVEAARSRGVGEFRLTTRHALKPALIPIITVVGLQIAVMLGGAVLTETTFEWRGLGFQLAQYLAARDFVAVQGIVALLAVIVAVTNFVVDVIAALIDPRVRY, encoded by the coding sequence ATCCCGGACGCCGTACCCGCGTCCGCGCCCCCCGGGGCGCAGCCCAAGGCCCGGAAGCAGGGGATCGGGCTCGGCCAGTACATCCTCATCCGCGCCGTGCTCATCATCCCGACCGTGCTCATCCTCGTGACGCTGGTCTTCTTCCTCATGCGCATCGTGGGCGACCCGATCTCCGCCGCCGTGGGCGACCGCCTCACCCCGGAGCAGCTGCAGGAGCGCCTCGCGACCGCCGGGTTCGACCGGCCGATCATCGTCCAGTACCTCGAGTACCTCGGCCAGATCGCCACCGGCGACTTCGGCCGCTCGCTCACCGACAACCGGCTCATCAGCGAGGTGCTGCTGCAGTACGGCTCGGCCACGCTCGAGCTCGTCGTCTACTCGCTCATCGTCGCGTTCCTCATCGGGATCCCGCTCGGCCTCGTCGCCGCGTACTTCAAGGACCGCACGCCCGACGCCGTGCTGCGGATCCTCGCGATCCTCGCCTACGCCACGCCCATCTTCTTCGCGGGCCTGCTGCTGAAGCTCGTCTTCTCCGTCTGGCTCGGGATCCTGCCGCTGTCGGGCCGCGCGGACACCCGCGTCGAGGTCGCCCTCGGCCGACTGGACGACCCGACCGGCATCTACCTGATCGACGCGCTCCGCCTCGGCAGCCCCACCGCCGTGAGCGACGTGCTCGAGCACGCGGTGCTCCCGGCGCTCGCGCTGGGCCTCCTCACCGCGGGCATCTTCCTGCGGCTCGTGCGCACCAACGTCATCTCCACTCTCGGCACCGAGTACGTGGAGGCGGCGCGCTCGCGCGGCGTCGGCGAGTTCCGGCTCACCACCCGGCACGCGCTGAAGCCCGCGCTCATCCCGATCATCACCGTGGTGGGCCTGCAGATCGCCGTCATGCTGGGCGGCGCGGTGCTCACCGAGACCACGTTCGAGTGGCGGGGCCTCGGCTTCCAGCTCGCGCAGTACCTGGCGGCGCGCGACTTCGTGGCCGTGCAGGGCATCGTGGCGCTCCTGGCCGTGATCGTCGCGGTCACCAACTTCGTCGTCGACGTCATCGCGGCGCTCATCGACCCGCGAGTGAGGTACTGA
- a CDS encoding ABC transporter substrate-binding protein, translating to MTSAFPRRSRVLLATAGFSAAALVLAGCSGGSGDPLAEDGATGGGSIVVGTTDKVLSLDPAGSYDNGSFAVQNQVYPFLFNSPYGSPDVEPDLAVSGEYTSPNEFTVELKPDLKFANGHALTASDVKFTFDRIATIAANGADNGNGPSSLLANVESVAAPDDTTVVFTLKTANDQTFEQVLSSPAGPIVDEEVFPADALADPAAIVAANAFAGQYVITDFQLNQLVAYAPNADYQGVLPKPANGGVTARYYADETTMKLAVQNGEIDVAGRSLGATDIADLKKDDSVQVIEGPGGEIRYITFNLNTQPFGNTTGEADEAKALAVRQAAADLVDREELSTQVYNGTYTPLYSYVADGLSGANEALKGIYGDGNGGPDADKAAKVLADAGVQTPVALQLQFNPDHYGAGSDDEYALIKQQLEATGLFQVNLQSTIWDHYSKARVNDEYPAYQLGWFPDYSDADNYLTPFFSPQSFVKNHYDNATVTDLITQQLSEADSTKRAEIIGQIQDDVAADLPTLPLLQGSQVAVAGKDVSGVTLDASFKFRYAPIAKG from the coding sequence ATGACGTCCGCATTCCCCCGGCGCTCACGCGTCCTGCTCGCCACGGCCGGATTCTCCGCCGCGGCCCTCGTCCTGGCCGGCTGCTCCGGCGGATCCGGCGACCCGCTCGCCGAGGACGGCGCGACAGGCGGCGGATCCATCGTCGTCGGCACGACCGACAAGGTCCTCTCGCTCGACCCGGCCGGCTCCTACGACAACGGCTCGTTCGCGGTGCAGAACCAGGTCTACCCGTTCCTGTTCAACAGCCCCTACGGCAGCCCGGACGTCGAGCCCGACCTCGCCGTCTCCGGCGAGTACACCTCGCCCAACGAGTTCACGGTCGAGCTGAAGCCCGACCTGAAGTTCGCGAACGGCCACGCGCTCACCGCGAGCGACGTCAAGTTCACGTTCGACCGCATCGCGACCATCGCGGCCAACGGTGCCGACAACGGCAACGGCCCGTCGTCGCTCCTCGCCAACGTCGAGTCCGTGGCGGCGCCGGACGACACCACCGTCGTCTTCACGCTGAAGACCGCGAACGACCAGACGTTCGAGCAGGTGCTCTCCAGCCCCGCCGGCCCCATCGTCGACGAGGAGGTCTTCCCGGCCGACGCGCTGGCCGACCCGGCCGCCATCGTCGCGGCGAACGCCTTCGCGGGCCAGTACGTCATCACCGACTTCCAGCTCAACCAGCTCGTCGCCTACGCGCCGAACGCCGACTACCAGGGCGTCCTGCCGAAGCCCGCGAACGGCGGCGTGACCGCGCGCTACTACGCGGACGAGACCACCATGAAGCTCGCCGTGCAGAACGGCGAGATCGACGTCGCGGGCCGCTCGCTCGGCGCGACCGACATCGCGGACCTCAAGAAGGACGACTCCGTCCAGGTCATCGAGGGCCCCGGCGGCGAGATCCGCTACATCACCTTCAACCTCAACACGCAGCCCTTCGGCAATACCACGGGCGAGGCCGACGAGGCCAAGGCCCTCGCCGTGCGCCAGGCGGCCGCCGACCTCGTCGACCGCGAGGAGCTCTCGACCCAGGTCTACAACGGCACCTACACGCCGCTCTACTCCTACGTGGCCGACGGCCTCTCCGGCGCCAACGAGGCGCTCAAGGGCATCTACGGCGACGGGAACGGCGGGCCGGACGCGGACAAGGCCGCGAAGGTCCTGGCCGACGCCGGCGTGCAGACGCCCGTCGCGCTGCAGCTCCAGTTCAACCCGGACCACTACGGCGCCGGCTCGGACGACGAGTACGCGCTCATCAAGCAGCAGCTCGAGGCGACCGGCCTGTTCCAGGTCAACCTGCAGTCCACCATCTGGGACCATTACAGCAAGGCCCGCGTCAACGACGAGTACCCGGCGTACCAGCTCGGCTGGTTCCCCGACTACTCGGACGCGGACAACTACCTCACGCCGTTCTTCTCCCCGCAGTCCTTCGTGAAGAACCACTACGACAACGCCACCGTGACGGACCTCATCACGCAGCAGCTGTCGGAGGCCGATTCCACGAAGCGCGCCGAGATCATCGGACAGATCCAGGACGACGTCGCCGCCGACCTGCCGACCCTGCCCCTGCTCCAGGGCTCGCAGGTCGCGGTGGCCGGCAAGGACGTGTCGGGCGTGACGCTCGACGCCTCCTTCAAGTTCCGCTACGCCCCGATCGCCAAGGGCTGA